The following coding sequences are from one Triticum aestivum cultivar Chinese Spring chromosome 5A, IWGSC CS RefSeq v2.1, whole genome shotgun sequence window:
- the LOC123101147 gene encoding uncharacterized protein yields MSKTEEIFLKKSKTEEKKFSNSPPSPPPPPPHSRSLTSVRCCRLIQPSAAATSTAASRSVQMAPAAPSPPFRRPGHSQIDLPPRDPLLAGCAGGVRRAGSSSAIPSQSARVDRRRGPVSPPASEATPAASPELPEDILMIVLATLEIPDLMRAGCVCASWRSAYTALRSLDKHKQAQTPCLLYTSESAGEHVACLYSLVEKRVYRLTLPEPPLRHRFIIGSSLGFLVTVDDRSEMHLVNPITGQQIALPSVTTIEYMKPIFDDTGSVHEYEYPSHSARRAFFTPSIMPRCELRECFQFKAFVFHDTSAGSYIAVLIHRPYTHLSFARVGDDKWTLLEPHCDYQDCTYKDGLLYAASTTGEIHAFDLSGPDVTMKIIKGGDEGFDPDAVHIVQAPWGGLLLVSRLKEFDDPDEDVDPKIPVPNTREIKLHKVDDGAERLVEVDCLPEHVLFLGLNDSLCLSAIDYPALKGNHAYFTDDQQYNQARKSSRRDIGVVGFGNYNSKEDLVSPQLWSNWPSPVWITPSLTLMKLPPNDRWLSGPLCGLPKIEEGTLRGLFANLGIPISIGPTGMLQCLKK; encoded by the exons atgagtAAAACCGAGGAAATCTTCCTAAAAAAAAGTAAAACCGAGGAAAAAAAGTTCTCCAACtccccaccgtcgccgccgccgccgccgccacactcgAGATCCCTGACCTCCGTCCGCTGCTGCCGCCTCATccagccctccgccgccgccacctccaccgccgcATCTCGAAGTGTCCAGATGGCGCCAGCGGCTCCGTCGCCCCCCTTCCGCCGCCCGGGCCATAGCCAAATCGACCTGCCGCCGCGGGACCCTCTGCTCGCGGGATGCGCCGGCGGCGTTCGGCGGGCGGGATCCTCCTCCGCAATCCCCAGCCAGTCCGCTCGAGTCGACCGCCGCCG AGGACCTGTCTCTCCACCGGCGTCTGAGGCTACGCCGGCGGCATCGCCGGAGCTTCCGGAGGACATCCTGATGATAGTCCTCGCCACACTCGAGATCCCCGACCTCATGCGCGCCGGCTGCGTCTGCGCCTCGTGGCGCTCTGCGTACACCGCACTGCGCAGCCTCGACAAGCACAAGCAGGCCCAGACGCCGTGCCTGCTCTACACCTCTGAATCTGCTGGTGAGCATGTTGCGTGCCTCTACAGCCTCGTGGAGAAGAGGGTCTACAGGCTGACCCTCCCGGAGCCGCCTCTCCGCCACCGGTTCATCATCGGGTCCTCGTTGGGCTTCCTGGTCACCGTCGACGATAGATCAGAAATGCACCTCGTCAATCCTATTACTGGCCAGCAGATTGCTCTCCCTTCAGTGACCACCATTGAGTACATGAAGCCCATCTTTGATGACACGGGTTCGGTCCACGAGTATGAATACCCAAGTCACTCTGCAAGACGGGCTTTCTTCACGCCGTCGATCATGCCTCGTTGTGAGCTGCGGGAATGCTTCCAGTTCAAGGCGTTTGTGTTCCATGACACATCGGCAGGAAGCTACATCGCGGTGCTCATCCACAGGCCATACACTCACCTATCCTTTGCAAGGGTTGGGGATGACAAGTGGACCTTGCTGGAACCACACTGTGACTACCAGGACTGCACCTACAAGGATGGGTTGCTGTATGCAGCGAGTACGACGGGAGAAATTCATGCCTTCGATCTTAGTGGTCCTGATGTTACAATGAAGATTATCAAGGGGGGAGACGAGGGCTTTGATCCCGATGCTGTACACATTGTTCAGGCTCCATGGGGTGGTCTGCTGCTTGTTTCAAGATTAAAGGAGTTTGATGATCCTGATGAAGACGTCGACCCTAAAATACCAGTTCCGAATACCAGGGAAATTAAATTACACAAAGTTGATGATGGTGCTGAGAGGCTTGTGGAAGTTGATTGCTTGCCTGAGCATGTGCTGTTTCTTGGGCTTAATGATTCACTTTGTCTCAGTGCCATAGATTACCCTGCTCTCAAGGGGAATCATGCCTACTTTACTGACGATCAACAGTACAATCAGGCTCGTAAGAGTAGTCGTCGTGACATTGGAGTAGTTGGCTTTGGCAATTATAATAGCAAGGAGGACCTTGTGTCTCCTCAGCTTTGGTCCAACTGGCCTTCTCCCGTGTGGATTACACCCAGTCTTACTCTGATGAAACTGCCGCCTAATGACCGTTGGCTCAGTGGACCATTGTGTGGACTCCCAAAGATAGAAGAGGGCACCTTGAGGGGTCTCTTTGCCAACCTTGGGATCCCAATCAGCATTGGTCCAACTGGGATGCTCCAGTGTTTGAAGAAGTAG
- the LOC123102043 gene encoding protein SINE1, producing the protein MGRSLRAGRHAELEDSVADPVSEKQAFRGWKQYVKELNSNTLPPFLTRLCDPDKPCSYSEEELLCVFETAAEVHGCNIVPHISQIVSAIIRIMSSATGSLHGVGCSKVIRTLSRYVIDPLGTEEEKSGIISSLCSPFSGCLMSTKESVSSGSALCVTALIQSNNWQFASHELVNDICLKVSGALGEVRCQTISHLGLVVALLEQNWLTLEPYGRSLIRSGLSILDKSTKASNSQMIISSIQMIHSIMKTLELSIIFSEISSIIQAMEQLRDHCMPEISTPAFQAAETANTLYKQEECGHGKRISPLAKIHDGRHRRRGSYSHSVMDDAEIRNCGSNESLYDDTQSVNRFRDHDSQPSVGQYSGVPVSARVRRRLLSNGSDRQHQMSSDEFPRTIVSDYRDGVGVIAQYGSAGLLDKSMRRYSDVSTRTADPCPMCLTPRTTNRCSQISRRGTFSEDVWMQSTPRKQLQFHSSSSESKRDTHRLPDSPSLRRIRHCSGQCTNGEVEERNGYCDSVQHDSQCHVQSNDTSIEDLKLPPTNSECSDSAGESRSGECRAENEKMTRVRKGSRNCSGTLLFLLVCALVILVIALLLAWWKEDQREPYVVPT; encoded by the exons ATGGGGAGGAGTTTAAGAGCGGGACGCCATGCAGAACTGGAAGACTCTGTGGCAGATCCTGTCAGCGAAAAGCAAGCCTTCAGAGGGTGGAAGCAGTATGTGAAAGAACTCAACTCGAACACACTTCCACCATTTCTCACCCGCCTTTGTGACCCTGACAAGCCATGCTCATACTCTGAGGAGGAGCTCTTATGCGTGTTTGAGACTGCTGCGGAAGTCCATGGCTGCAACATTGTGCCACATATCAGCCAGATCGTTTCAGCCATCATTAGAATCATGTCTTCAGCCACAGGGTCCTTGCATGGTGTTGGTTGCTCCAAGGTGATACGCACATTATCACGCTATGTCATTGATCCCCTGGGAACAGAAGAAGAGAAAAGTGGGATCATTAGCTCTCTCTGCAGTCCCTTTTCTGGTTGCTTGATGAGCACGAAGGAGAGTGTATCTTCTGGTTCTGCTCTCTGCGTCACTGCACTTATCCAGTCCAACAATTGGCAATTTGCATCTCACGAGTTAGTTAACGACATCTGCTTAAAAGTCTCAGGGGCCTTAGGGGAGGTACGCTGCCAGACCATTTCACACTTAGGCTTAGTGGTTGCTCTATTGGAACAGAATTGGTTGACGCTTGAGCCTTACGGGCGGTCTTTGATAAGATCAGGCTTAAGTATATTGGACAAGAGTACTAAAGCAAGCAATTCTCAGATGATCATATCATCCATTCAAATGATACACTCCATCATGAAGACTTTGGAATTGAGCATCATATTTTCTGAGATCAGTAGCATTATCCAAGCTATGGAGCAACTGAGGGATCATTGCATGCCAGAGATCAGCACTCCAGCTTTTCAGGCAGCTGAGACTGCTAATACACTGTACAAGCAGGAAGAGTGTGGACATGGAAAAAGAATTAGTCCATTGGCAAAAATTCATGATGGAAGACATAGGAGGAGGGGATCATATTCACATTCTGTTATGGATGATGCGGAAATAAGAAACTGCGGTTCAAATGAATCTCTGTATGATGATACACAATCTGTTAATCGGTTCAGAGACCATGATTCCCAGCCTTCAGTGGGGCAATACTCAGGTGTACCTGTAAGTGCACGGGTAAGGAGGCGACTGTTGAGTAATGGTTCTGACAGACAACATCAAATGTCCAGTGATGAGTTTCCTCGCACTATTGTATCTGATTATCGTGATGGTGTCGGTGTGATAGCACAATATGGTTCTGCTGGTCTGCTAGATAAGTCAATGAGGAGGTATTCAGATGTATCAACAAGGACTGCTGATCCATGCCCTATGTGTTTAACACCGCGAACTACTAATCGATGCTCTCAG ATATCAAGGCGAGGAACTTTCTCAGAAGACGTTTGGATGCAGTCAACCCCAAGGAAGCAGCTCCAGTTTCATAGCTCTAGCAGTGAATCAAAAAGAGATACTCACAGATTACCCGACAGCCCATCTCTGAGACGGATACGGCACTGTTCAGGACAATGTACAAATGGTGAAGTTGAGGAAAGGAACGGCTACTGTGATTCTGTTCAGCATGACAGCCAGTGTCATGTACAGAGCAATGATACCTCGATAGAAGATCTGAAGCTACCACCAACCAACAGTGAGTGTTCTGATAGTGCAGGCGAATCTCGAAGCGGAGAATGTCGAGCTGAGAATGAGAAGATGACAAGAGTCAGGAAAGGGAGCAGAAACTGCTCTGGCACCCTACTTTTTCTCCTTGTATGTGCTCTAGTGATACTGGTCATTGCGCTCTTGCTAGCTTGGTGGAAGGAGGATCAGAGGGAGCCGTATGTTGTACCCACATAG
- the LOC123101148 gene encoding uncharacterized protein has product MYHKVISNNFSLLQLIHGFEDAPRKLIDHLSESYDNQAAKSFFLAGWCGEGVGASAVLKATAKLLKSRRSDPDRRKHFGKIIHVDCSLWKSRRSLQRAIVEELNLGHLLPMFDKEDEDDDFRGIKIGSRLEIPRIGSEINASLRNERFLMIFHYGGEEVIDLAECGIPNPEFGTYALGQLLWSGYGRLQLSERKDKLKLSSAYFKVIRLSHVGNLNVDGILLHSLREEAAEVIGFTGLDDINPTIVLDCFSYSLFLTEQLRGMPRSIYGLDFAWDTHVCNYWICDGVLQGDRAYEVGSALYEVILRMLCYPSNRTQLLTRCFDQQRFNRWILISSNQLGAQDISTIPVITSSCFLTSGGDSQLQLPNDLFVLASNLHVLKLCKCSFDFVSPPFRSCHNLRFLYLHHCTNTREDQGGGPCFPDLLVLDIRFTEFVLLSKMIDLMTNLREVNTKGVSWRYVSQAWEKLQNIHKLRVTESSDVIMMDTCSSVDMMNMELLDLSGNVHLASLPEMTTARYLKMLVLDGCSSLQQVVFGGAPPLLESFSFDGYGPAEKWIHPIQLPEKELCPKSRNVPEAKVRRISLEGCARLCNVFLHALPNLEELDLSSTAIKTLDLGAMDVARLKKLFMLGCEQLRSLLWDGRNPSLEVLHVDTRGKTRPMIHCGEQRPSVFEAHMAFTNGRFIWSVIKGLDRYDPKVHLHISTMIQSQVNITKSIEDIGTTLEGLVPVGPFLPYVDIVINKDTVTPSSLVWDHRRLYPLSVHIEIGEGSHHLESMNVNANFRNFIEYRVKSLHVHDNISITANLPASRTSWLHLEWCHVERCPNLHTLFPSWAGNESFSRIRVFSASDLLMAYCIWGRDITLDFYSFRYLQHVYLHNCPRLVFVLPISYPMPNLETIQIVYCQNLQHVFPLATNEHAQEIASGVTLEKLKHIRLYHLHRLEQICGVRSLVAPVLETITLKDCWGLRRVPTVSRQGPKPVVDCEKDWWDRLEWDGPEADHEPSLFETRHSAYYKKTLPRVSVLR; this is encoded by the exons ATGTACCACAAAGTCATATCTAACAACTTCTCATTACTACAGCTGATACACGGTTTTGAGGACGCCCCCAGAAAGCTGATTGATCATCTCTCAGAGTCATATGATAATCAGGCAGCTAAATCATTCTTCTTGGCTGGCTGGTGCGGCGAAGGTGTAGGAGCCTCTGCTGTTCTTAAGGCCACAGCCAAACTCCTGAAATCGAGAAGAAGTGACCCTGACAGAAGAAAGCATTTTGGCAAAATTATCCATGTAGACTGCTCTCTATGGAAAAGTAGAAGATCCTTGCAGAGGGCAATCGTGGAGGAGTTAAATCTTGGCCATTTACTGCCCATGTTTGATaaggaggatgaggatgatgattttAGAGGGATAAAGATCGGCTCTAGACTAGAGATACCACGCATCGGAAGTGAGATCAACGCTTCTCTAAGAAATGAAAgatttctgatgatttttcattaTGGGGGAGAAGAAGTCATTGATCTAGCAGAGTGTGGCATTCCTAATCCTGAATTTGGGACATATGCTTTAGGGCAACTGTTATGGAGTGGTTATGGAAGACTTCAACTCTCAGAGAGAAAAGACAAGTTAAAGTTAAGTTCTGCATATTTCAAAGTAATTCGTTTATCTCATGTGGGCAACCTAAACGTGGATGGTATATTGCTTCATTCATTGCGGGAAGAAGCCGCTGAAGTGATTGGTTTCACCGGCTTGGATGACATCAACCCAACAATAGTTTTGGATTGCTTCTCGTACTCACTGTTCCTGACAGAGCAACTACGCGGAATGCCTAGAAGCATCTATG GTCTTGACTTTGCTTGGGATACGCATGTTTGCAACTACTGGATATGTGATGGGGTCCTTCAAGGGGACAGAGCCTACGAGGTTGGCAGTGCATTGTATGAAGTGATACTTCGGATGTTGTGTTATCCATCTAACAGAACACAACTATTGACACGTTGTTTCGATCAACAAAGATTTAACCGCTGGATTTTAATCTCCTCCAACCAACTAGGGGCACAAGATATCTCAACTATTCCTGTCATTACATCATCATGTTTCCTAACATCGGGGGGAGATTCTCAACTACAACTACCAAATGACCTTTTTGTATTAGCCAGCAACCTCCACGTGCTAAAACTCTGCAAGTGCAGCTTTGATTTTGTATCCCCTCCTTTCCGATCTTGTCACAACCTAAGATTCCTTTATCTTCACCATTGCACAAATACAAGGGAGGATCAAGGTGGAGGGCCATGTTTCCCAGATCTGTTGGTGCTTGACATACGCTTCACGGAGTTTGTCTTGCTGTCAAAGATGATAGATTTGATGACCAATCTTAGGGAGGTAAATACCAAGGGTGTCTCGTGGAGGTATGTAAGTCAAGCATGGGAAAAGCTACAGAACATTCACAAGCTCCGGGTAACCGAATCCTCAGATGTGATCATGATGGACACATGCTCTTCAGTAGATATGATGAATATGGAGCTCCTTGACTTGTCTGGTAACGTTCATTTGGCATCATTGCCGGAAATGACAACGGCACGGTACTTGAAGATGCTAGTTCTTGATGGTTGTTCCAGCTTGCAGCAGGTTGTATTCGGAGGAGCCCCTCCACTGCTCGAGAGTTTTAGCTTCGATGGTTATGGCCCAGCAGAGAAGTGGATACATCCCATACAATTGCCAGAAAAAGAACTGTGTCCCAAGTCCCGCAACGTCCCAGAAGCCAAGGTGAGAAGGATCTCCCTAGAGGGTTGTGCTCGATTGTGCAACGTGTTCTTGCATGCATTGCCCAATCTTGAGGAGCTGGACCTTTCTAGCACAGCCATTAAAACACTTGACCTCGGTGCAATGGATGTTGCACGGCTCAAGAAGCTATTCATGTTGGGTTGTGAGCAACTCCGTAGCCTACTCTGGGATGGAAGAAACCCTTCACTGGAAGTTCTACATGTAGACACTCGTGGGAAGACAAGACCAATGATCCACTGTGGAGAACAGAGGCCCTCTGTCTTTGAGGCACACATGGCTTTTACAAATGGAAGGTTCATTTGGTCTGTCATAAAGGGACTCGATCGGTATGACCCCAAGGTGCACCTCCATATTTCTACTATGATCCAGAGCCAAGTCAACATCACCAAAAGTATTGAGGATATTGGCACTACCCTAGAGGGTTTGGTTCCCGTAGGGCCCTTCTTACCTTACGTAGATATTGTCATTAACAAGGACACTGTCACACCTTCTTCCTTGGTGTGGGACCACCGACGACTTTATCCTTTGAGCGTCCATATAGAGATTGGTGAAGGAAGCCACCATTTAGAGAGTATGAATGTCAATGCAAATTTCAGAAATTTCATAGAGTATAGAGTGAAATCATTGCATGTGCATGACAATATCTCAATCACAGCTAACCTTCCAGCGTCAAGAACATCATGGCTGCATTTAGAATGGTGTCATGTTGAGAGGTGCCCCAACCTTCACACTCTCTTCCCAAGTTGGGCTGGAAATGAAAGCTTTAGTAGAATAAGGGTATTTTCTGCATCTGATCTCCTGATGGCCTATTGCATCTGGGGTAGAGATATTACATTAGACTTCTACAGCTTTCGATACCTACAACACGTATACTTGCACAACTGTCCTAGGCTGGTGTTTGTCCTCCCTATTTCCTACCCAATGCCAAACTTAGAGACCATTCAGATCGTATACTGCCAAAATCTCCAACATGTTTTCCCACTGGCCACCAATGAGCACGCTCAAGAGATAGCATCTGGTGTCACATTAGAGAAGCTAAAGCACATCAGGCTATATCATCTCCACAGGCTAGAGCAGATATGCGGGGTCAGATCACTGGTCGCGCCGGTGCTGGAGACAATCACCCTCAAGGACTGTTGGGGCCTGAGACGGGTACCAACCGTGTCGCGCCAAGGCCCCAAGCCGGTGGTGGACTGCGAGAAGGATTGGTGGGATAGGCTCGAGTGGGACGGCCCCGAGGCCGACCATGAACCATCGCTTTTTGAGACGCGCCACTCGGCTTACTACAAGAAGACCCTCCCGAGGGTCTCCGTTCTGAG GTAA
- the LOC123102045 gene encoding uncharacterized protein — protein sequence MAPASPPPPLAGQERGRVKSPPRDTPLVGCAGGARRQGSSSPRPSHTSRVGSLQSLKNTVPMETTVGTPPELPEELLMTVFGTLEIPDLVRAASVCTSWRSAYTALRSLGKHKQAQTPCLLYTSESAGDNVACLYSLVEKRVYRLTLPEPPLRRRFLIGSSLGFLVTVDDISEMHLVNPITAQQIALPSVTTMEYVKPIFDDSGAVHEYQYPCHFAGRAFFAPSIVARCKLREQLQIKAFLFHDTSTGSYIVALIHEPFNHLSFARVGDDKWTLLPPHHHYQDCTYKDGLLYAVDIKGEIHAFDLNGPAFTMKIIRGIDEDFYPDAIYIVEAPWGGLLLVSRFKEFEDPAEDGDPEIYVPHTTEIKLHRVDDGTERLVEIDCLPDHVLFLGHNHPLCLSAKDYPALKGNHAYFTDDDEYNKNRKSSPRDIGVVGLSNNREMDLVSPLLWSNWPSPVWLTPSLTVMKLPSNDRWLSGWDHVLSRPSPTEATVGTTLLELPEDIMMRVFATLEIPDLVRAGAVCTFWRSAYTALRKLGTHKQPQTPCLLYCSESSSENVACLYSLVEKRVYRLTLLEPPLHSRLLIGSSLGLLVTVDERSEMHLVNPITGQQIALPSVTTMQHVKPICDDSGAVHKYEYSRHMANQAICPPKIIAPAALREVFHQKALVFYDTPTGSYIVVLIHMPFGQLSFARVGDDKWTWLPPHTDYFDCTYKDGLLNAATLMGEIHTFDLSGPAVTMNTIMGVDDDDDFEIQGAYILQAPWGGLLLVWRLKVYSGNPDDISSLTLHTKGIKIHEVDVAAKKLVEIDCLHGHALFLGHNQSLCLSTKECPALKENRVYFTDDNEYITVHKDNRRDIGLLRLDNNSWESLVFPQLWSNWPAPVWITPNLTMMKLSLNK from the exons ATGGCTCCCGCATCACCaccgcctcccttggccggccaggAGCGTGGACGGGTCAAATCGCCGCCGCGGGACACGCCGCTCGTGGGATGCGCCGGCGGCGCTCGGCGGCAGGGCTCCTCCTCCCCAAGGCCCAGCCATACCTCTCGCGTCGGCAGCCTCCA GTCACTGAAGAATACAGTGCCGATGGAGACTACGGTGGGCACACCGCCGGAGCTGCCGGAGGAACTCCTGATGACCGTCTTCGGCACCCTCGAGATCCCTGATCTTGTACGCGCTGCTTCCGTCTGCACCTCGTGGCGCTCCGCCTACACCGCACTGCGCAGCCTCGGCAAGCACAAGCAGGCCCAGACGCCGTGCCTGCTCTACACCTCTGAATCTGCTGGTGACAATGTTGCGTGCCTCTACAGCCTCGTGGAGAAGAGGGTCTACAGGCTGACCCTGCCGGAGCCACCTCTCCGCCGCCGGTTTCTTATTGGGTCCTCGCTCGGCTTCCTGGTCACCGTCGACGATATATCTGAAATGCACCTCGTCAATCCTATCACTGCTCAACAGATTGCTCTTCCTTCAGTGACCACCATGGAGTACGTGAAGCCCATCTTTGATGACTCGGGTGCTGTCCACGAGTACCAATACCCATGTCATTTTGCAGGACGAGCTTTCTTCGCGCCATCGATCGTCGCTCGCTGTAAGCTGCGAGAACAACTCCAGATCAAGGCGTTTCTGTTTCATGATACATCCACGGGAAGCTACATTGTGGCGCTCATCCACGAGCCATTCAACCACCTCTCGTTTGCAAGAGTAGGGGATGATAAGTGGACCTTGCTGCCACCACACCATCACTATCAGGACTGCACCTACAAGGATGGGTTGTTGTACGCGGTGGATATAAAGGGAGAAATCCATGCCTTCGATCTTAACGGTCCTGCTTTTACAATGAAGATTATCAGGGGGATCGACGAGGATTTTTATCCCGATGCCATATACATTGTTGAGGCCCCATGGGGTGGTCTGCTGCTTGTTTCAAGATTTAAAGAGTTTGAGGATCCTGCTGAAGATGGTGACCCTGAAATATATGTTCCACATACTACGGAAATCAAATTACACAGAGTTGATGATGGCACAGAGAGGCTTGTGGAAATCGATTGCTTGCCTGACCATGTGCTGTTTCTTGGGCACAACCATCCACTTTGTCTGAGTGCCAAAGATTACCCTGCTCTCAAGGGAAACCATGCCTACTTTACTGACGATGATGAGTACAATAAAAACCGTAAGAGTAGCCCTCGTGATATTGGAGTAGTTGGCTTGAGCAATAATCGCGAGATGGACCTTGTGTCTCCTCTGCTTTGGTCCAACTGGCCTTCTCCAGTGTGGCTTACACCCAGCCTTACGGTGATGAAACTGCCATCAAATGACCGTTGGCTCAGTGGATGGGATCATGTACTCTCGAGACCATCACCGACTGAGGCTACGGTAGGCACTACACTCCTGGAGCTACCAGAGGACATCATGATGCGTGTCTTTGCCACCCTTGAGATCCCTGACCTCGTACGTGCTGGTGCTGTCTGCACCTTTTGGCGCTCTGCCTACACCGCCCTGCGCAAACTTGGCACACACAAGCAGCCCCAGACGCCGTGCCTGCTCTACTGCTCTGAATCTTCCAGCGAGAATGTTGCCTGTCTCTACAGCCTTGTGGAGAAGAGGGTTTACAGGCTAACTCTCCTGGAGCCGCCTCTCCACAGTAGGCTTCTGATTGGGTCCTCTCTTGGCTTGCTGGTCACCGTCGACGAGAGATCTGAAATGCACCTTGTCAATCCGATCACTGGTCAACAGATTGCTCTCCCTTCAGTGACCACGATGCAGCACGTGAAGCCCATTTGTGATGACTCGGGTGCTGTCCACAAGTATGAATACTCAAGGCACATGGCAAACCAAGCTATCTGCCCTCCAAAGATAATTGCTCCAGCTGCCCTGAGGGAAGTCTTCCACCAAAAGGCTCTTGTGTTTTATGATACACCCACAGGGAGCTACATAGTGGTGCTCATCCACATGCCGTTTGGTCAGCTATCCTTTGCAAGGGTAGGGGACGATAAGTGGACCTGGCTGCCACCTCACACTGATTATTTTGACTGCACCTACAAGGATGGGCTATTGAATGCAGCGACTCTAATGGGAGAAATTCACACCTTTGATCTTAGTGGGCCTGCTGTTACAATGAACACTATCATGGGTGTGGATGATGATGACGATTTTGAGATTCAGGGAGCATACATTCTTCAAGCTCCATGGGGTGGTTTGCTGCTTGTTTGGAGATTGAAAGTGTATAGTGGCAATCCTGATGATATTTCATCACTTACACTGCACACCAAAGGAATTAAAATACATGAGGTTGATGTTGCTGCCAAGAAGCTTGTGGAAATTGATTGCCTGCACGGCCATGCGCTGTTTCTTGGTCATAACCAGTCACTCTGTCTCAGCACCAAAGAATGCCCTGCTCTCAAGGAAAATCGTGTCTACTTCACTGACGATAATGAGTACATAACTGTACATAAGGATAATCGTCGTGATATAGGACTACTTCGCTTGGATAATAATAGCTGGGAAAGCCTTGTGTTTCCTCAGCTTTGGTCCAACTGGCCTGCTCCTGTGTGGATTACACCCAATCTTACAATGATGAAACTATCATTAAATAAGTAG
- the LOC123102046 gene encoding uncharacterized protein produces MMTTPRRTRTRALARPAWSLLLPADMRHMGDPSRRTSGGGAPLATGLRAGVGFVRPFVLPRWDPRSISAFIMYAAREDDDDAEEYEDLSSSLTLMAHITWSLLSAGNYSLQVSQHSQEENWWVFFDFNVGKAVRRGKFGHVYLAREKRNVDRFNFIS; encoded by the exons atgatgacgacgccgaggaggacgaggacccGAGCTCTAGCCCGACCGGCGTGGTCCCTGCTGCTGCCTGCAG ATATGCGCCATATGGGAGATCCTTCTCGCCGGACTTCGGGAGGAGGCGCTCCCTTGGCGACGGGGTTGAGAGCTGGCGTGGGTTTTGTCAGACCATTCGTCCTACCCAGATGGGATCCTCGCTCAATATCG GCATTTATCATGTATGCAGCACGCGAGGATGATGACGACGCCGAGGAGTATGAGGACCTGAGCTCGAGCCTGACCTTGATGGCACACATCACATGGTCCCTACTGTCCGCCGGTAATTACTCCCTCCAG GTTTCGCAGCATTCTCAGGAGGAGAACTGGTGGGTGTTTTTTGACTTTAACGTTGGGAAAGCAGTTCGGAGGGGCAAGTTCGGGCATGTTTACTTGGCTAGAGAAAAGAGG AATGTTGACAGGTTCAATTTTATCTCATGA